From Mucilaginibacter rubeus, a single genomic window includes:
- the fabF gene encoding beta-ketoacyl-ACP synthase II yields the protein MEFKRVVVTGLGALTPIGNTVTDYWNGLINGVSGAALIKSFDTEKFKTKFACEVKGFDADGFLGRKDARKLDPFVQYALYSTEEAVKDAGLDFSKLDTSRIGVIWGSGIGGLKTFLDEVMAFAKGDGSPRFNPFFIPKMIADIAPGHISIKYGLRGPNFTTVSACASSNNSLIDSFNYIRLGKANMFISGGSEAIINEAGIGGFNAMHALSTRNDDPATASRPFDLDRDGFVAGEGAGTIILEELEHAKARGAKIYAEMMGGGMSADAYHMTAPHPDGLGAAYVMRAALEDANLTPADIDYVNVHGTSTPIGDPQEVKAIQDVFGEDIYRINISSTKSMTGHLLGAAGAVEAIASILALKHGIIPPTINHFTDDPAFDPKINFTFNTAQKRDIRTVQSNGFGFGGHNASVIFRKYED from the coding sequence ATGGAGTTTAAAAGAGTTGTAGTAACCGGGCTTGGAGCACTTACTCCTATTGGTAACACCGTTACAGATTACTGGAACGGACTGATCAATGGAGTAAGTGGCGCTGCCTTGATTAAAAGTTTTGATACCGAAAAATTCAAAACTAAGTTCGCGTGCGAAGTGAAAGGCTTTGACGCGGATGGTTTTTTGGGCCGTAAAGACGCCCGTAAATTGGATCCCTTTGTACAATACGCCTTATATTCAACAGAAGAGGCCGTAAAAGACGCGGGATTAGATTTTTCGAAACTGGATACCAGCCGCATAGGTGTTATCTGGGGTTCGGGTATTGGTGGTTTAAAAACTTTCCTTGACGAGGTTATGGCCTTTGCAAAAGGCGATGGTTCACCACGTTTTAACCCGTTCTTCATCCCTAAAATGATAGCCGACATAGCCCCTGGCCATATTTCTATTAAATATGGTTTGCGTGGCCCTAACTTCACTACCGTTTCCGCGTGTGCTTCATCAAACAATTCACTGATAGATTCATTTAACTATATCCGTTTGGGTAAAGCTAATATGTTTATCAGCGGTGGTTCTGAAGCTATCATCAACGAAGCCGGTATTGGTGGTTTTAACGCTATGCATGCATTATCAACCCGTAATGATGATCCGGCAACGGCATCACGTCCGTTTGATCTGGACAGGGATGGTTTTGTGGCCGGCGAAGGTGCTGGTACCATTATTTTAGAGGAATTAGAACATGCTAAAGCCCGCGGCGCTAAAATATACGCCGAAATGATGGGTGGCGGCATGAGTGCCGATGCTTACCACATGACAGCCCCTCACCCCGATGGCTTGGGTGCTGCTTATGTAATGCGTGCAGCCCTTGAAGATGCTAACTTAACCCCTGCCGATATTGATTATGTGAACGTTCACGGCACATCAACCCCAATCGGTGACCCGCAGGAAGTTAAAGCGATACAGGACGTGTTTGGCGAAGATATCTACCGTATCAACATCAGCTCAACCAAATCAATGACAGGTCACCTTTTAGGTGCTGCCGGCGCGGTTGAAGCTATTGCTTCGATATTGGCATTGAAACATGGTATCATTCCACCAACCATTAACCACTTTACCGACGATCCTGCCTTTGATCCAAAGATCAATTTTACTTTCAATACCGCTCAAAAACGCGATATAAGGACAGTGCAGAGCAACGGATTTGGTTTTGGCGGCCACAATGCTTCTGTAATATTTAGAAAATACGAAGATTAA
- the gmk gene encoding guanylate kinase, translated as MTKEGKLIIFSAPSGAGKTTIVHHLLGKIPELEFSISATTRERRGDEVHEKDYYFISKEEFLHRIAKKQFVEFEEVYTGTFYGTLRTEIERIWAQGKTVIFDIDVEGGLHLKRKYGPQALAIFVQPPSLEVLIERLTGRGTDSEEKLKERFAKAEKELKYAPQFDIILKNYDLETACTEAEDLVSAFIG; from the coding sequence ATGACCAAAGAAGGTAAACTCATCATATTTTCGGCTCCGTCGGGTGCCGGTAAAACAACAATTGTACATCATTTGCTGGGGAAAATCCCTGAGCTTGAATTTTCAATTTCGGCCACCACGCGTGAGCGCCGTGGCGATGAAGTGCATGAGAAAGATTACTACTTTATTAGCAAGGAAGAGTTTTTGCACCGTATTGCCAAAAAACAGTTTGTTGAATTTGAAGAGGTTTATACCGGTACTTTTTATGGTACACTCCGCACCGAAATTGAGCGCATTTGGGCCCAAGGCAAAACAGTAATATTCGATATTGACGTTGAAGGCGGTTTACACCTTAAACGTAAATACGGGCCACAAGCGCTGGCTATATTTGTTCAGCCCCCATCGCTCGAGGTTTTAATTGAAAGATTGACCGGCAGAGGTACTGATAGCGAAGAAAAACTGAAAGAACGCTTCGCTAAGGCAGAAAAAGAGCTTAAATACGCTCCACAATTTGATATTATACTCAAAAATTACGATCTTGAAACGGCCTGCACAGAGGCAGAGGATTTAGTGAGCGCGTTTATTGGATGA
- a CDS encoding IPExxxVDY family protein encodes MILNRKFLKFEIDFDFVLIAITTSLKDYRVCFLINKYLNFNFVKNDDLEVDIYPGADPVLFSLYRYSWETTETDFFFIGNKGSDGYLVPEIKSADYFLMIRNYIDDNELDTIISSLNKIPEIVAAVKIDPKKIKSRENLLF; translated from the coding sequence ATGATTTTGAACAGGAAATTTTTAAAGTTTGAGATCGATTTTGATTTTGTGCTCATTGCGATAACAACGTCGCTTAAGGACTATCGCGTTTGTTTCCTTATCAATAAGTACCTGAATTTTAATTTCGTAAAAAACGACGACCTCGAAGTGGATATCTACCCCGGGGCTGATCCTGTTTTGTTTTCATTATACCGCTACAGTTGGGAAACCACCGAAACGGATTTCTTCTTTATTGGCAATAAAGGCTCAGACGGTTACCTGGTGCCTGAAATAAAAAGTGCCGACTATTTTTTAATGATACGTAACTATATAGATGATAATGAGCTTGATACGATCATCTCTTCGCTCAATAAAATACCGGAGATAGTTGCGGCAGTAAAGATTGATCCAAAAAAAATAAAATCACGGGAAAATCTGTTATTTTAG
- the rnc gene encoding ribonuclease III produces MPINRFYKLYISPNRKYVKILKNLLGFVPGNLSLYRMAFRHKSVAQNIKKGVKNSNERLEFLGDAVLGSVIAEVLFKLYPYEDEGFLTELRSKIVSRVNLNALGKKLGFDKLIEYDNRMLNSSRQGSLLGDAFEALIGAVYLDKGYDFTKNFLINHIIKPHIDIHTLEQTETNFKSKLIEWCQRHGRDIIFELVTNQDGESTKLFTVQANVDGEVMGSGKEFSKKNAEKLAAEKACEALGI; encoded by the coding sequence ATGCCTATCAATCGGTTCTACAAACTATATATATCCCCTAACCGGAAATATGTTAAAATATTAAAGAATTTGCTCGGCTTCGTGCCGGGCAATTTGTCTTTATACCGCATGGCTTTTCGCCATAAGTCGGTAGCGCAAAACATTAAGAAGGGGGTAAAGAACAGCAACGAGCGCCTGGAGTTTCTGGGTGATGCTGTATTGGGCAGTGTTATTGCCGAAGTACTTTTCAAATTATACCCTTATGAAGATGAGGGCTTCCTGACCGAATTGCGCTCAAAAATAGTGAGCCGCGTAAACCTCAACGCGCTCGGTAAAAAACTTGGCTTTGATAAACTCATTGAATATGATAACCGTATGCTTAACTCAAGCAGGCAGGGTTCATTATTGGGTGATGCTTTTGAGGCCCTGATTGGTGCAGTTTACCTGGATAAAGGGTACGACTTTACCAAAAACTTCCTGATCAATCATATCATAAAACCACATATTGATATCCACACGCTGGAGCAAACTGAAACCAATTTCAAGAGCAAACTCATTGAATGGTGCCAACGCCATGGTCGCGATATTATTTTTGAACTGGTAACTAACCAGGATGGCGAAAGCACCAAACTTTTCACTGTACAGGCTAACGTAGATGGCGAAGTAATGGGCTCGGGCAAGGAATTCAGCAAAAAGAACGCTGAAAAACTTGCTGCCGAAAAAGCCTGCGAAGCTTTAGGGATCTGA
- a CDS encoding shikimate dehydrogenase family protein, producing the protein MKHYGLIGFPLSHSFSKMFFTEKFEAEGITDARYDLYPIEHIKDLQDLLDEHPDICGLNVTIPHKINVLPFLDWIEHDARKAGAVNCIRVTAESPVEAAFSGEIGVKDHDFRLEGYNTDIYGFEESLKPLIGDGNDDALILGDGGAAKAVKCVLENLGISYKVITRKPTHHPDNILFKDLKPHHITQHKIIINTTPLGTYPNIDECPPIPYEFIGDDHVLYDLIYNPEETLFLKQGRERGATTKNGYEMLVLQAEKSWEIWNSKEKHP; encoded by the coding sequence ATGAAACACTACGGACTAATCGGTTTTCCGCTCTCCCATTCATTTTCAAAAATGTTTTTTACCGAAAAATTTGAAGCCGAAGGCATTACAGATGCACGCTACGATCTTTACCCGATTGAACATATCAAAGATCTGCAGGACCTGCTTGATGAACATCCTGATATTTGCGGCCTTAACGTAACCATTCCGCATAAAATAAATGTGTTGCCTTTTTTAGATTGGATAGAGCATGACGCCCGCAAAGCCGGTGCAGTGAACTGCATCAGGGTAACAGCCGAAAGTCCGGTTGAAGCTGCATTTTCGGGCGAGATTGGGGTTAAAGACCATGATTTCAGGTTGGAAGGCTACAACACCGATATTTACGGATTCGAGGAATCGTTAAAACCTTTAATTGGCGATGGTAACGATGATGCCCTGATTTTGGGTGATGGCGGAGCTGCAAAGGCTGTAAAGTGTGTACTGGAAAATTTGGGTATCAGCTATAAAGTTATTACCCGCAAACCCACGCACCACCCGGATAATATTTTGTTTAAAGATCTTAAGCCACATCATATCACCCAGCATAAGATCATTATTAACACTACCCCTTTAGGAACCTATCCTAATATTGACGAATGCCCGCCTATCCCTTATGAATTTATTGGCGATGATCATGTTTTATACGACCTGATATACAATCCCGAAGAAACCCTGTTTTTAAAGCAAGGCCGCGAGCGCGGGGCTACAACTAAAAACGGCTACGAAATGCTGGTTTTGCAGGCCGAAAAATCGTGGGAGATCTGGAACTCAAAAGAGAAACACCCATGA
- a CDS encoding four helix bundle protein encodes MGNYKDLLLYKKSFSLAMEIYTITKRFPREEMFSLTDQIRRSSRSVNICTIEAYRKRRFPNHFVSKLTDVDMENSETQGWLEFSLACEYITKEVYDRLYLLSDEIGRLAQYMIDNPGKFGAGL; translated from the coding sequence ATGGGAAATTATAAAGATTTACTGCTTTACAAAAAGAGCTTCTCTTTAGCTATGGAGATCTATACGATAACAAAACGATTTCCAAGAGAAGAAATGTTTTCGCTAACTGATCAAATCAGAAGATCATCCCGTTCTGTAAACATTTGTACCATCGAAGCTTACCGCAAACGACGTTTTCCTAATCATTTTGTAAGTAAACTTACAGACGTTGATATGGAAAACAGCGAAACTCAAGGCTGGCTGGAATTTTCGTTGGCTTGCGAATATATCACAAAAGAGGTTTACGATAGATTGTATTTACTATCTGACGAAATAGGAAGACTCGCTCAATATATGATTGATAACCCTGGGAAATTTGGAGCAGGGCTATAG
- the gldD gene encoding gliding motility lipoprotein GldD, whose protein sequence is MKYLTLLVAALLFLAACSSGNHDYAPKPRGFYRIPFPKKEYQDYATGCPYAFTYPKYAYIEPDKKRDAKPCWVNMQFPQFNATLHLSYQPITSKKEFNQLVEDARTFAFKHTVKATSIDEGIIHYADKKVYGIYYTIDGNAASSAQFFLTDSVHNYIRGALYFNSEPRLDSIQPVLNFIKQDMAVMIKSFKWK, encoded by the coding sequence ATGAAGTATTTAACCTTACTGGTAGCGGCATTATTGTTTCTGGCAGCTTGTAGTAGTGGCAATCATGACTATGCACCTAAGCCACGTGGCTTTTATCGCATACCATTCCCAAAAAAGGAGTACCAGGATTATGCGACGGGTTGTCCATATGCTTTTACCTATCCTAAATACGCCTACATCGAACCGGATAAAAAACGCGATGCCAAACCTTGCTGGGTAAATATGCAGTTTCCGCAATTTAATGCTACGCTGCATTTGAGTTATCAGCCTATTACTTCGAAAAAGGAGTTTAACCAATTGGTTGAGGACGCGCGTACCTTTGCATTTAAGCATACGGTAAAAGCCACATCCATTGATGAGGGCATCATTCATTATGCCGATAAAAAGGTTTATGGCATCTATTATACTATAGATGGTAATGCTGCATCATCTGCCCAGTTTTTCCTGACCGATAGTGTGCATAACTATATCCGCGGGGCATTATATTTTAACAGCGAACCTCGCCTGGATTCTATACAACCGGTGCTTAATTTTATTAAACAGGATATGGCTGTGATGATTAAGAGCTTTAAATGGAAGTGA
- the nadD gene encoding nicotinate (nicotinamide) nucleotide adenylyltransferase, with translation MKIGLLFGSFNPIHIGHLIIANYMANHTSLDKVWLVVSPQNPLKKYGDLINTYDRLEMARLATDNATNITVSDVELKLPQPSYTIDTLAHLKEKYPEHEFALIMGSDNLGTLHKWKNYKLILRDYRIFVYPRPGYENAELADHPSVTITMTPLMELSATFIRKSLAEKKNVQYFVPDPVLKFIESKSLYR, from the coding sequence ATGAAAATAGGCTTACTGTTTGGTTCGTTTAATCCTATACACATAGGGCATTTGATAATTGCTAATTATATGGCAAACCATACCTCGCTTGATAAGGTATGGCTGGTGGTATCACCCCAAAATCCGCTAAAAAAATATGGCGACCTGATCAACACTTACGACAGGTTGGAAATGGCTCGGTTAGCTACGGATAACGCAACCAATATTACCGTAAGCGATGTGGAACTGAAACTGCCACAGCCATCATATACCATTGATACCCTTGCCCATTTAAAGGAAAAATATCCGGAACACGAGTTTGCCCTGATAATGGGGTCTGACAATCTGGGCACGTTACATAAATGGAAAAACTATAAGCTTATCCTACGCGATTACCGCATTTTTGTATATCCGCGCCCAGGCTACGAAAATGCCGAACTGGCCGATCATCCATCAGTTACCATTACCATGACGCCGCTCATGGAGCTGTCGGCAACATTCATCCGCAAATCCCTCGCCGAAAAAAAGAATGTACAATATTTTGTACCTGACCCGGTGTTGAAATTTATTGAGAGTAAGAGTTTGTACAGGTAG
- a CDS encoding YicC/YloC family endoribonuclease, producing MIKSMTGYGIASFDTGNTKYTVEVKSLNSKFLELSLRLPKIFAEKEFQLRTDCSKLIERGKVNLSINTEQASQAVKAAGIDKDLLKHYYNQLKAVSEELGEPGGNLLELALGLPEVVKYEEDTISEDEWKSVEKTFQQAMAAFQEFRTQEGNVIEQEIKGRISTILKNLELVELEDPKRVPLIRERLDTFLAEAASREAIDQNRFEQELIYYIDKLDITEEKVRLKAHCEYFIETLKNADANGKKLGFISQEIGREINTLGSKANDANIQKLVVGMKEELEKIKEQLLNVL from the coding sequence ATGATAAAATCCATGACAGGGTATGGAATTGCCAGTTTTGATACAGGCAATACAAAATATACCGTAGAGGTTAAATCCCTGAACAGCAAATTTTTAGAATTATCGCTTCGTTTACCGAAGATTTTTGCCGAAAAAGAGTTTCAGCTGCGTACCGATTGCAGTAAACTCATCGAACGCGGTAAAGTTAATTTATCTATTAACACCGAGCAGGCAAGTCAGGCGGTAAAAGCTGCAGGTATTGATAAAGATCTGCTAAAACATTACTATAACCAGCTTAAGGCGGTAAGTGAAGAGCTTGGCGAGCCGGGCGGCAACTTGCTTGAGCTGGCCTTAGGCTTACCCGAAGTTGTAAAATACGAAGAAGATACCATATCCGAAGATGAGTGGAAATCTGTTGAGAAAACCTTTCAACAGGCCATGGCTGCTTTCCAGGAATTCCGCACGCAGGAAGGAAATGTTATTGAACAGGAAATTAAAGGCCGCATCAGCACCATTTTGAAAAACCTGGAGCTTGTTGAACTGGAAGACCCTAAACGGGTTCCATTAATTCGCGAGCGTCTGGATACATTCTTAGCCGAAGCTGCAAGCCGCGAAGCTATCGACCAAAACCGCTTTGAACAGGAGTTGATATACTATATTGATAAGCTTGATATTACCGAAGAAAAGGTAAGGCTGAAAGCGCATTGCGAATACTTTATAGAAACCCTGAAAAATGCCGACGCAAACGGTAAAAAACTGGGTTTCATTTCGCAGGAAATTGGTCGTGAGATCAACACATTAGGCTCAAAAGCCAACGATGCCAACATCCAGAAACTGGTAGTAGGCATGAAAGAAGAGCTTGAAAAAATTAAAGAACAACTGTTAAACGTATTATAG
- the pyk gene encoding pyruvate kinase has translation MELYYNRTKIVATMGPASAKKDVLLAMIKAGVNVCRLNFSHGKPEDHKVVIDLIREINEQYKTNVGILADLQGPKIRIGLVKDGGIHLVNGTHIKITTHECIGNDEQIYITYDTFPQDVQANEIILLDDGKLQLRVIETNKVDTVICEVIHGGILTSRKGVNLPNTKVSIPSLTEEDLINLEFALKQDVEWIGLSFVRTGEDIVDLKRIIARNGSAAKVIAKVEKPEAIENIDAIIAATDGVMVARGDLGVEMPLEEVPLLQKMIARKCRAASKPVIVATQMLESMITTPRPTRAEVNDVANSVLDGADAVMLSGETSVGEFPVIVIETMAKIVRNVEELGYPFNAPKEAVVKDPASPDFLINALCESTVHIAEQSNAVGIVSMTTSGYTAFEISSHRPKASTYIFTSNKQLLNALSLVWGVRAFYYDQLESTDQTIADVNNMLKAENLIKTGDIVVNTASTPIIKQGKTNTLKLSVIE, from the coding sequence ATGGAACTATACTATAATCGAACAAAAATTGTTGCCACCATGGGGCCGGCATCAGCTAAAAAGGATGTTTTATTAGCGATGATCAAGGCAGGTGTTAACGTTTGCCGTCTTAATTTTTCGCACGGTAAGCCCGAAGATCATAAGGTAGTGATCGATCTTATCCGTGAAATTAACGAGCAATACAAAACCAACGTAGGTATCCTTGCCGATTTACAGGGTCCTAAAATCCGTATAGGCCTGGTAAAGGATGGCGGTATTCATTTAGTTAACGGAACGCACATCAAAATTACCACACATGAGTGCATTGGTAACGATGAGCAGATCTACATTACTTATGATACCTTCCCGCAGGATGTACAGGCAAACGAAATTATTTTGCTTGATGATGGTAAGCTGCAATTAAGGGTTATTGAAACCAACAAAGTTGATACAGTTATATGTGAGGTAATTCACGGTGGTATTTTAACATCACGTAAAGGTGTTAACCTGCCAAACACTAAAGTATCTATCCCGAGCTTAACAGAAGAGGATTTGATCAACCTTGAATTCGCCCTTAAACAGGATGTTGAATGGATTGGTCTTTCTTTCGTTCGTACAGGCGAAGATATTGTAGACCTTAAACGTATTATTGCACGTAACGGCTCTGCAGCTAAAGTAATAGCTAAAGTTGAAAAACCTGAAGCCATTGAAAATATTGATGCCATTATTGCCGCTACAGATGGTGTAATGGTTGCCCGTGGTGACCTGGGTGTTGAAATGCCGCTTGAAGAAGTGCCATTGCTGCAAAAAATGATTGCCCGCAAATGTCGCGCTGCTTCAAAACCGGTAATTGTTGCTACCCAGATGCTGGAGTCAATGATTACTACCCCGCGCCCAACCCGTGCCGAAGTGAATGACGTTGCAAACTCTGTACTTGATGGCGCCGACGCGGTAATGCTAAGCGGTGAAACATCTGTTGGTGAGTTTCCGGTTATCGTTATCGAAACTATGGCTAAGATAGTTCGTAACGTTGAAGAGCTTGGCTATCCTTTCAATGCCCCTAAAGAAGCGGTTGTTAAGGATCCTGCATCTCCAGACTTCCTGATCAACGCGCTTTGCGAGTCAACCGTACACATTGCTGAGCAAAGCAACGCGGTGGGTATTGTTTCAATGACTACATCAGGCTATACTGCATTTGAAATATCAAGCCACAGGCCTAAAGCAAGTACTTATATCTTTACATCAAACAAGCAGTTGCTTAACGCGCTTAGCCTTGTTTGGGGTGTAAGGGCATTCTACTACGATCAGTTGGAAAGTACCGACCAAACTATTGCCGATGTTAATAACATGCTTAAAGCTGAAAACCTGATTAAAACAGGCGATATCGTTGTTAACACAGCCTCTACTCCTATTATTAAACAAGGAAAAACCAATACACTAAAATTAAGTGTTATTGAATAA
- a CDS encoding acyl carrier protein, with product MSDIASRVKAIIVEKLGVDESEVTPEASFTNDLGADSLDTVELIMEFEKEFNVAIPDDQAETIGTVGQAVAYLEKNVK from the coding sequence ATGTCTGATATCGCTTCAAGAGTAAAAGCTATTATCGTAGAAAAACTGGGTGTTGACGAAAGTGAAGTTACGCCAGAAGCGAGTTTCACCAATGATCTTGGTGCCGACTCGTTAGACACCGTGGAATTAATCATGGAGTTTGAAAAAGAATTTAACGTGGCTATTCCTGACGATCAGGCTGAAACTATTGGTACTGTTGGCCAGGCAGTTGCTTACCTTGAAAAAAACGTTAAATAA
- a CDS encoding ATP-binding protein yields MKSQDSAAILAKRLIDSARKNSNQPFEARVLLAQAYQAYGIGNEHDALTFGREATKLATPTDSLTYEKAPIMVAYMLSREAKTVEALNVAFKILKECDGRGWKGLSIDCRACIADIYRSIDNPKQALPYAEQAAKDAQSLKDTAAYIFALSNISNILSERSMSSPANLAKAIQLMELVLDNRYAHFLSDFSIARYQGNLGRLYLMTNQDKKAEEILMQSLELSRKGDFKTLEKHNLNELMTMYVDHKDFKKAVQYGEMAIAIQPEAQSNLTIQKNIYNHLTDAYKGLDDYKNAFKYNNLYRKLNDSINALDKVRDAAELDKKYRADKRLLIAANQTKLVEIQRDFLIAIALIIAVASVIGYRWFILKKKREAALLAEEHSQLEKLDAMKTRFFANISHELRTPLTLIMGPANQLMGFNNYADEQRGMLQTISNNSKKLLNIVNELLDLGKLEAGKLTVNPKPVALASLIKALYQGFASAAEYKGINYRLVDSIDPALFVSLDQEKFEKIVNNLIGNAIKFTPHGGDITITSTVKQDKIEFSVANTGTGIQPEDLPHIFDRYYQGKRDNAPLEGGTGIGLAIAREFTELMGGHISVENNRGEGVMFKIGLPLHITGEMAAGIVPGESGLKANEYSSVSATEQLIMLVEDHHEMATYIADILRPIYKLVTVSNGSEALKKLQELPATPSLIISDVMMPEMDGFTLLETLKQSAEYCRIPVIMLTALADTRHKLKALHTGVDDYLTKPFLSSELLARTANLITNAAARAAATVAEYDELATVSNESPIEQSSTENADQVLSPADLLWLEELETMVRKHTGKTDLTLAGLSYELAISERQLFRRIKSITGLTPNKYIRAIRLQIAREAIESGKYRTVAEVSYAAGFDTPAYFGKLFKEYYGRDVNELL; encoded by the coding sequence ATGAAAAGCCAGGATTCGGCCGCAATACTTGCAAAAAGGCTTATCGATTCGGCAAGGAAAAATAGTAACCAACCTTTTGAAGCCAGGGTACTATTGGCACAAGCATACCAGGCTTATGGTATAGGCAACGAACATGATGCTTTAACATTTGGACGTGAGGCCACCAAACTTGCTACCCCTACAGATTCGCTCACTTACGAAAAAGCTCCCATCATGGTGGCTTATATGCTTAGCCGCGAAGCCAAAACGGTTGAAGCATTAAATGTAGCTTTCAAAATATTAAAGGAATGTGACGGCCGCGGATGGAAAGGTTTAAGTATTGATTGCCGTGCCTGCATTGCCGACATCTACCGGTCGATAGACAACCCTAAACAAGCCCTGCCTTATGCCGAGCAGGCTGCCAAAGATGCCCAAAGTTTAAAGGATACCGCAGCCTATATTTTCGCACTGAGCAATATTTCCAACATACTTTCCGAGCGCAGCATGTCATCGCCGGCAAACCTGGCTAAGGCCATACAGTTGATGGAGCTGGTGCTGGATAACAGGTACGCGCATTTCCTTTCGGATTTTAGCATAGCCCGTTACCAGGGCAACCTGGGCCGACTTTACCTCATGACCAACCAGGATAAAAAGGCCGAAGAGATTCTGATGCAATCATTGGAGCTATCGCGTAAAGGGGATTTTAAAACCCTCGAAAAGCATAACCTTAACGAGCTTATGACCATGTACGTTGATCATAAGGATTTTAAAAAGGCAGTGCAATATGGCGAGATGGCCATTGCTATCCAACCGGAGGCGCAAAGTAACCTTACCATCCAGAAAAATATCTACAACCATTTAACAGATGCCTATAAAGGCCTTGATGATTATAAAAATGCCTTTAAATATAACAACCTTTATCGCAAGCTTAATGACAGCATCAACGCGCTTGATAAAGTACGGGACGCAGCCGAACTGGATAAAAAATACCGGGCAGATAAACGCTTGCTGATAGCAGCCAACCAAACCAAGCTGGTTGAAATTCAGCGCGATTTTTTAATTGCGATTGCATTGATCATAGCCGTTGCTTCAGTTATTGGTTACCGGTGGTTTATACTTAAAAAGAAAAGAGAGGCTGCTTTACTGGCCGAAGAACACAGTCAGCTGGAAAAGCTGGATGCCATGAAAACGCGCTTTTTTGCCAACATCAGTCACGAGTTACGCACACCGCTTACTTTGATTATGGGGCCGGCCAATCAACTGATGGGTTTTAATAATTATGCCGATGAGCAGCGGGGAATGTTGCAAACCATATCAAACAATAGCAAAAAGCTGCTTAACATCGTCAACGAGCTGCTTGATCTTGGTAAACTTGAAGCCGGTAAGTTAACCGTGAATCCAAAACCAGTCGCATTGGCGTCGCTGATAAAAGCCTTATACCAGGGTTTTGCATCAGCTGCCGAATATAAAGGGATCAACTACAGATTGGTTGACTCCATTGATCCTGCACTTTTTGTTTCGCTTGATCAGGAAAAGTTTGAAAAAATAGTTAATAACCTTATAGGCAATGCCATCAAGTTTACGCCTCACGGAGGAGACATCACCATTACATCAACAGTAAAACAGGATAAAATAGAATTTAGCGTAGCCAATACCGGGACAGGCATTCAACCCGAAGATTTGCCGCACATATTCGACCGTTATTACCAAGGCAAACGGGATAATGCCCCGTTAGAGGGAGGAACAGGTATAGGCCTTGCTATTGCGCGCGAATTTACCGAGCTGATGGGTGGCCACATTTCTGTAGAAAACAACAGGGGCGAGGGCGTAATGTTTAAAATCGGACTACCGCTTCATATTACCGGAGAAATGGCTGCCGGGATAGTTCCCGGCGAAAGTGGCCTTAAAGCTAACGAATATTCCTCTGTAAGTGCTACCGAACAGCTGATCATGCTGGTAGAAGACCATCATGAGATGGCAACATATATTGCCGATATTCTGCGCCCTATATATAAGCTTGTTACAGTGAGCAACGGGAGCGAAGCATTGAAAAAGCTGCAGGAACTGCCTGCTACCCCAAGCCTGATCATATCGGATGTAATGATGCCCGAAATGGATGGCTTTACCTTGCTTGAAACCCTTAAACAAAGTGCCGAATACTGCAGGATCCCCGTGATTATGCTTACAGCACTGGCCGATACGCGCCATAAGCTTAAGGCGCTTCATACCGGTGTTGACGATTATCTTACCAAGCCGTTTTTAAGCAGCGAATTGCTTGCACGTACAGCCAACCTGATAACTAACGCAGCCGCCCGTGCTGCAGCAACCGTCGCTGAATACGACGAGTTAGCCACCGTCTCTAACGAATCACCAATTGAGCAATCATCGACAGAAAATGCCGACCAGGTACTTTCGCCTGCTGACCTGTTATGGTTGGAGGAACTGGAAACTATGGTACGCAAACATACCGGCAAAACCGACCTTACCCTTGCAGGGCTGAGTTACGAACTTGCTATTAGCGAGCGACAGTTATTCAGACGGATAAAATCAATTACCGGGCTTACACCTAATAAATATATCCGCGCCATCCGGCTGCAAATTGCCCGTGAAGCTATTGAAAGCGGCAAGTACCGTACGGTTGCCGAAGTATCCTATGCCGCCGGTTTTGATACGCCCGCGTACTTCGGCAAATTGTTTAAAGAATACTATGGCAGGGATGTTAACGAGTTGCTTTAA